In the Leptospira limi genome, one interval contains:
- a CDS encoding S41 family peptidase, which produces MKFSERFLWLSVTLSLLGIVFFLSIEKVKAISSDGEKYLQILHEVVAYIENDFVEPQEEKKIYIGAIQGALHSLGDPHTRFIDVDEFKELQNETKGSFGGIGVELNYQENAFVIVAPIEGTPAWKAGLLPQDKIIEINGKPVKSLSQSESFAMMRGDVGTSISMKIERKGLKEPFVVNLVRELIQIRFLRSFYLPEKETGYIKLVQFMGKDTGKEFAAAVKNLKDSGAKKLVIDLRMNPGGLLDLAIDLADLFLPPNSDIVSVKGRGGVLIKSFKSENRDLKFLDLPIAILVNGGSASASEILAGALKDNKRALIVGTQSFGKGSVQSIIPLSFGAGVAITIQKYYTPSGISIHGIGITPDHVINPVSANEDEKYALEKLFKKNLIRPFLESHSEFNDTSITDFKEILKKENLKISDSVIRIFLFNEMRMGSSQSKPRLDLDIQLSEAINLLK; this is translated from the coding sequence GTGAAATTTTCAGAACGTTTTTTGTGGTTAAGTGTCACCTTGTCTCTGTTAGGAATTGTTTTTTTCCTCAGCATTGAAAAAGTAAAAGCCATTTCTTCTGATGGTGAAAAATACCTACAAATCTTACATGAAGTTGTTGCTTATATCGAAAACGACTTTGTGGAACCCCAAGAAGAGAAAAAAATATACATTGGAGCGATCCAAGGTGCCTTACATAGTTTAGGTGACCCACACACTCGTTTTATCGATGTAGATGAATTTAAAGAACTTCAAAACGAAACCAAAGGGAGTTTTGGTGGCATTGGTGTCGAACTCAACTACCAAGAAAATGCATTTGTCATTGTAGCACCGATTGAAGGAACTCCTGCTTGGAAGGCTGGACTTTTGCCACAGGACAAAATCATTGAAATCAATGGAAAACCAGTAAAATCATTATCCCAATCAGAATCATTTGCCATGATGCGAGGCGATGTGGGAACTTCGATTTCCATGAAAATTGAAAGGAAAGGATTAAAAGAGCCTTTTGTTGTCAATTTAGTGAGAGAACTCATCCAAATTCGTTTTTTACGTTCCTTTTACCTTCCTGAAAAAGAAACCGGTTACATCAAACTCGTTCAGTTTATGGGGAAGGATACAGGCAAAGAGTTTGCAGCTGCAGTTAAAAACTTAAAAGACTCAGGTGCCAAAAAACTTGTCATCGACCTTCGAATGAATCCAGGTGGACTCCTTGATTTAGCAATTGATTTAGCAGATTTGTTCCTTCCTCCCAATTCAGACATTGTTTCTGTAAAAGGAAGAGGGGGAGTTCTCATTAAAAGTTTTAAATCGGAAAATCGTGATTTAAAATTCCTGGATTTGCCTATTGCCATTTTGGTCAATGGTGGGTCTGCGAGTGCATCCGAAATTTTAGCTGGAGCTTTAAAAGACAACAAACGAGCGTTAATAGTTGGAACTCAGAGTTTTGGAAAAGGAAGTGTTCAGTCTATTATTCCTTTATCCTTTGGCGCTGGTGTTGCGATCACAATTCAAAAATACTATACACCATCAGGGATTTCCATCCATGGAATAGGAATCACTCCAGACCATGTCATCAATCCAGTTTCTGCCAATGAAGACGAAAAGTATGCATTGGAAAAACTATTTAAGAAAAACTTAATACGACCTTTTTTAGAATCTCATTCCGAATTTAATGATACCTCAATCACCGATTTTAAAGAGATCCTTAAAAAGGAAAATTTGAAGATTTCAGATTCTGTGATACGTATATTTTTATTCAATGAAATGAGAATGGGTTCTTCCCAATCAAAACCAAGACTTGACTTGGACATTCAATTATCAGAAGCAATTAACCTATTGAAATAA
- the tsaD gene encoding tRNA (adenosine(37)-N6)-threonylcarbamoyltransferase complex transferase subunit TsaD: MVYGIGIESSCDETSIAIVKDGKELVSLKVYSQIETHSPYRGVVPEIASRAHLEKINSLLSVCMEEANLKFSDLQYVAVTGYPGLVGSLMIGAQLARCISLVHSIPIVLVNHLEAHLTVIGLENDLPAFPWLGVLLSGGNTSIYIYKGFGHLELLADTRDDSLGEAFDKVSAILGLPYPGGPIIEKMASSYEIPKGEKSPLPKLLKEDTPDTIRFSYSGLKTAVLYYLKSLTGTAPIEKIAYYFQKTAFELVVRNITKAIEKTQIKTVVAAGGVLANETLRSTLQLEAQNRAFRLYYPQKKIYCTDNGAMVACLGYHFWKEKKFVGLDFKVSPKRNFEQIL, from the coding sequence ATGGTTTATGGAATTGGGATTGAATCCAGTTGTGATGAAACTTCAATTGCCATTGTCAAAGATGGCAAAGAATTAGTTTCACTCAAAGTATACAGCCAAATTGAAACCCATTCTCCTTATCGGGGAGTGGTTCCTGAAATTGCCTCTCGCGCACATTTGGAAAAAATAAATTCACTTCTTTCAGTTTGTATGGAAGAAGCAAATTTGAAGTTCTCTGATTTGCAATATGTTGCTGTGACAGGTTATCCAGGTCTTGTTGGGTCTCTTATGATTGGAGCACAACTGGCCAGGTGTATCTCACTTGTGCATTCCATCCCCATTGTTCTTGTGAACCATTTAGAGGCACACTTAACGGTGATTGGACTCGAAAATGATTTGCCCGCATTCCCGTGGTTAGGTGTCCTACTTTCGGGCGGGAATACATCCATTTACATCTATAAAGGTTTTGGCCATTTGGAATTACTTGCCGATACAAGGGATGATTCTCTTGGGGAAGCGTTTGATAAGGTCAGTGCCATTTTGGGTTTACCTTACCCAGGTGGTCCCATCATTGAAAAAATGGCATCTTCCTATGAAATTCCCAAAGGAGAAAAAAGTCCCCTTCCAAAGTTATTAAAAGAAGACACACCGGATACCATTCGATTCTCCTACAGCGGTTTAAAAACAGCAGTACTGTATTACCTGAAGTCTCTAACAGGCACAGCTCCCATTGAAAAAATTGCTTACTATTTTCAAAAAACAGCCTTTGAATTAGTGGTACGAAATATAACAAAAGCGATCGAAAAAACCCAAATCAAAACAGTTGTTGCCGCCGGGGGAGTGCTCGCGAATGAAACACTTAGGTCTACCCTCCAATTGGAAGCTCAAAATCGAGCGTTTCGATTGTATTACCCCCAAAAAAAAATTTACTGCACGGATAACGGAGCGATGGTGGCATGTCTTGGATACCATTTTTGGAAAGAAAAAAAATTTGTAGGACTCGATTTTAAAGTCAGTCCAAAACGAAACTTTGAACAAATACTATGA
- a CDS encoding CDP-alcohol phosphatidyltransferase family protein, with amino-acid sequence MKLKLTWIPNTLTLGNLTLGFVSMLLVSETNPNQPNAHELYSLAGVFIILAALFDGFDGMAARALNCTSELGADLDSLADLTTFGIAPGFLAYKMFFFDIKLDIFDKPDYLPLGMFIAALYPICAAYRLARFNVAHDPKSFNGLPSPVAGVVIGIFPLVFSVSQVPLWTAVTFFVITALLMVSTLRYSKPQVAMRGLFSWKKLGISLFGLGLILFAIGFYRWPYVMYGAVGFYVFSGIVSFLIQTIQDYRV; translated from the coding sequence ATGAAACTAAAATTAACTTGGATCCCCAATACATTAACCCTCGGAAACCTTACTTTAGGTTTTGTTTCCATGTTACTTGTCTCTGAGACAAACCCAAACCAACCAAATGCACATGAATTGTATTCCTTAGCAGGAGTATTTATCATCTTAGCTGCGTTATTCGATGGTTTTGATGGAATGGCTGCGAGAGCTCTCAATTGTACGAGTGAACTCGGAGCTGATTTAGATAGTCTTGCAGACCTTACCACATTCGGAATTGCACCTGGTTTTTTAGCGTATAAAATGTTCTTTTTTGATATCAAACTCGATATCTTTGATAAACCAGATTATCTGCCACTTGGAATGTTCATCGCGGCATTGTATCCTATTTGTGCTGCCTACCGATTGGCAAGGTTCAATGTTGCACATGATCCAAAGTCGTTTAATGGACTCCCTTCTCCTGTGGCAGGTGTTGTGATTGGAATTTTCCCTCTAGTTTTTTCGGTATCCCAAGTGCCGTTATGGACTGCTGTTACCTTTTTTGTGATCACAGCATTACTTATGGTTTCCACATTACGATACAGCAAACCCCAGGTGGCAATGCGTGGACTTTTTTCTTGGAAAAAATTAGGCATAAGCCTCTTTGGTTTGGGACTCATTTTGTTTGCTATTGGATTTTACCGATGGCCCTATGTTATGTATGGTGCAGTTGGATTTTATGTATTTTCGGGGATAGTATCTTTCCTCATCCAAACCATCCAAGACTACCGAGTGTAA
- a CDS encoding STAS domain-containing protein, with protein sequence MIVFPLSDVVLTEVMFQFEIKRENSKAIIDLNGSLSLRDTPKLKSDIKELIDSDSVTELVFDFQHLTYLDSSGIGILLHTYSWTKEKNKKVKMVHLSSEIRTIFSVANLLEIFQVE encoded by the coding sequence TTGATTGTATTTCCTCTTTCAGATGTTGTCTTAACTGAAGTTATGTTTCAATTCGAAATCAAACGAGAGAATTCAAAAGCCATCATCGATCTGAATGGTTCCTTATCATTAAGGGACACACCCAAATTAAAATCGGATATTAAGGAATTGATCGATTCAGATTCGGTCACAGAACTGGTTTTCGATTTCCAACATTTAACGTATCTGGATTCGTCGGGAATCGGAATCCTACTTCACACTTATAGTTGGACAAAAGAAAAAAACAAAAAAGTAAAAATGGTCCATCTCTCGAGTGAAATCAGAACCATTTTTAGTGTCGCAAATTTATTAGAAATTTTCCAAGTCGAATGA
- a CDS encoding MBL fold metallo-hydrolase translates to MKIKFWGVRGSIGSPIRPENVKHKIEKILSLASPTDIQNEQSIHSFLNSLSFSSSSTYGGNTTCVEIRDKEGTLIIIDGGTGLRELGNQMMSSQFGKGVGHAYWILTHTHWDHIQGIPFFIPLFLPGNHFEFISSMSDAEKRLEHQFVFTHFPVSFDHYAAKKTFQFIEEGEVVSLGPNIQAFSKAVRHPGGSFSYRFTEDGKSIIFASDAEFNLEEMENIDTYIDYFRDADVLVFDTQYTFEESLQKIDWGHSSASIATDIALRAKVKKLVMFHHDPSYDDEKLDLVYLRALKYKEMFDPHGKLEIIMAYEGLEIEV, encoded by the coding sequence ATGAAAATTAAGTTTTGGGGTGTTCGAGGTTCCATAGGTTCACCCATCCGGCCAGAAAACGTAAAACATAAAATCGAAAAAATTCTCTCTTTGGCAAGTCCAACCGACATCCAAAACGAACAAAGTATTCATAGTTTTTTAAATTCGCTAAGTTTTTCCTCATCTTCGACTTACGGTGGTAATACGACTTGTGTTGAAATTCGTGACAAAGAGGGAACTCTCATCATCATCGATGGTGGGACTGGATTACGGGAACTTGGAAACCAAATGATGTCATCCCAATTTGGAAAGGGAGTGGGGCATGCCTATTGGATACTCACTCATACACATTGGGACCATATCCAAGGTATACCTTTTTTTATTCCTCTGTTTTTGCCGGGAAATCATTTTGAGTTCATTTCGTCCATGAGTGATGCAGAAAAAAGATTAGAACACCAATTTGTATTCACACATTTTCCTGTTTCCTTTGATCATTATGCTGCTAAAAAAACCTTTCAATTCATCGAAGAAGGAGAGGTTGTTTCCCTTGGCCCAAACATCCAGGCTTTTAGTAAAGCAGTGCGCCATCCTGGTGGGAGTTTTTCCTATCGGTTTACAGAAGATGGGAAATCGATCATCTTTGCATCCGATGCTGAGTTTAACTTAGAAGAAATGGAAAACATCGATACTTACATCGATTATTTCCGAGATGCAGATGTTTTAGTTTTTGATACACAATATACATTTGAAGAATCATTACAAAAAATTGATTGGGGCCATAGTTCGGCATCCATTGCCACAGACATTGCCCTTCGGGCAAAAGTAAAAAAACTAGTGATGTTCCACCATGATCCTTCTTATGATGATGAGAAGTTAGATTTGGTATACTTACGTGCGTTAAAGTATAAAGAGATGTTTGATCCACATGGAAAATTAGAAATCATTATGGCTTATGAAGGTTTGGAAATAGAGGTATAA
- the glpK gene encoding glycerol kinase GlpK, with the protein MAKKNYIIGIDAGTTGIRTFCFNDKGKVISSAYQEFKQYYPKPGWVEHDPEEIWQKTQKLIALAIKNGKLNPKDAIAIGITNQRETSVVWDKKTGKPVYNAIVWQCRRTSDICKDLKKQSLDSNFRNKTGLVLDAYFSGTKIQWILDNVKGARERAERGDLLFGTIDTWLLYKLTGHKEHKTDHTNASRTLLFNIQTKEWDEELCKILKVPMSMLPKAYNSKNLFGFTSNVKSIPDGIPISSLVGDQQGALFGQLCTEPGEAKNTYGTGCFLLFNVGDEFRISNQGLITTLALGPEGKTVYCLEGSVFIGGAVVQFLRDNLEFFKYSKDSEKLVKSIKTKDDVVFVPAFAGLGAPHWDQEARGAIFGLSRDTTPAQITRAALKAIALQSYELANAMEKETGKPLKFLRVDGGATSNAWLMQFQADILGTKVIRPKNVDTTVLGAAYLAGLERGFFKSVAHLRKEETKTTQFTPKMKDAERKEEIDKWNSAIARVKTGN; encoded by the coding sequence ATGGCAAAAAAAAATTACATCATCGGGATTGATGCGGGGACAACTGGGATTCGAACATTTTGTTTTAATGACAAAGGGAAAGTGATTTCGTCTGCTTACCAAGAATTCAAACAATACTATCCAAAACCAGGTTGGGTCGAACATGACCCAGAAGAGATCTGGCAAAAAACACAAAAACTTATCGCCCTTGCGATCAAAAACGGAAAACTAAATCCCAAAGATGCGATTGCGATTGGTATCACAAACCAAAGAGAGACATCTGTTGTTTGGGATAAAAAAACGGGAAAACCAGTTTATAATGCGATCGTATGGCAATGCCGTAGGACATCGGATATCTGTAAGGATTTAAAAAAACAAAGTTTAGATTCTAACTTTCGTAACAAAACAGGACTTGTGCTCGATGCTTATTTCTCAGGAACCAAAATCCAATGGATCCTCGATAATGTTAAAGGAGCAAGAGAAAGGGCCGAACGAGGAGACCTTCTATTTGGAACCATCGATACTTGGTTATTGTACAAACTCACAGGTCACAAAGAACACAAAACCGATCATACGAATGCATCCCGTACTTTACTCTTCAATATCCAAACCAAGGAATGGGACGAAGAACTTTGTAAGATCCTAAAAGTTCCTATGTCAATGTTACCCAAGGCATACAATTCCAAAAATCTATTTGGTTTTACTTCCAATGTTAAATCCATCCCAGATGGAATTCCAATCTCTTCCCTTGTGGGTGACCAACAAGGTGCCCTTTTTGGGCAGCTCTGTACAGAACCAGGGGAAGCCAAAAACACTTATGGAACAGGATGTTTTTTACTCTTCAATGTGGGGGATGAATTTCGAATTTCGAACCAAGGCCTTATCACCACACTGGCTCTCGGTCCTGAAGGGAAAACAGTGTATTGTTTAGAAGGATCCGTATTTATTGGAGGAGCTGTTGTTCAATTCCTAAGGGACAATTTAGAATTTTTTAAATATTCCAAGGATTCCGAAAAATTGGTGAAGTCCATTAAAACAAAAGATGATGTTGTTTTTGTTCCTGCCTTTGCGGGACTTGGTGCTCCGCATTGGGACCAAGAGGCACGCGGAGCCATCTTTGGACTCTCTCGTGACACAACACCTGCCCAGATCACAAGGGCTGCTTTAAAAGCAATCGCCTTACAATCCTATGAACTAGCCAATGCTATGGAAAAGGAAACGGGAAAACCACTGAAGTTTTTACGAGTAGATGGTGGGGCAACTTCGAATGCATGGCTTATGCAATTCCAAGCAGACATCTTAGGAACAAAAGTCATCCGACCAAAAAACGTGGATACGACGGTTCTTGGTGCTGCCTACTTAGCTGGTCTTGAACGAGGGTTTTTCAAATCAGTAGCCCACCTACGCAAAGAAGAAACCAAAACCACTCAGTTCACACCCAAAATGAAAGATGCAGAACGAAAAGAAGAAATAGATAAATGGAATTCTGCAATTGCTAGGGTGAAAACAGGAAACTAA
- a CDS encoding flagellar motor switch protein FliG, producing the protein MIYHQGYNYHFYLADLDSVARFVASPDPFYPIPIKKIPTLPSVSTDPIVFPRFLYKLHYARQTYERIAVSTPPYYNSPDQKTDFFQKTKPGFFPTKRKIGGMKQTKSELVRSKRDKFNQTKYLSLRDIVNPEYDESMVLKEIDSLYMDKKSKLYLNRLVAILYSGTKEEELKIVTNLFRFETDFAYFLIKQMFTVELIPLIHGLFLQEILRTHDERYFHFILPKLSPPVLAVIRRSISKNKMKQIESAPKVKPPEGEDLISIIESELYKQFARNLYYEEGTILTYREDGEENAKETILFEDSKRFDFCVCGEFLEFYGKTKTKLFFKTKEWIDTMRFDFFITRKEIETKEFHRLPKDLILEIPYYETGLFLVGAGITKPKQCFEFSLLWFDY; encoded by the coding sequence TTGATTTACCACCAAGGTTACAATTACCATTTTTATCTAGCCGATTTGGATTCTGTTGCCCGTTTTGTGGCGTCACCTGATCCCTTTTACCCCATTCCCATAAAAAAAATCCCAACACTCCCTTCTGTATCCACTGATCCTATTGTATTCCCTCGTTTTTTATACAAACTTCACTATGCCCGCCAAACCTATGAAAGGATAGCTGTCTCTACCCCACCCTACTACAATAGCCCCGACCAAAAAACGGATTTTTTCCAAAAAACAAAACCTGGGTTTTTTCCCACCAAACGTAAGATTGGTGGAATGAAACAAACCAAATCAGAGTTGGTACGAAGTAAACGAGACAAGTTCAACCAAACAAAATACCTATCTCTACGAGACATCGTAAACCCAGAGTATGATGAATCCATGGTGCTAAAGGAAATTGATTCCTTGTATATGGACAAAAAAAGTAAACTCTACCTCAATCGTTTGGTTGCGATCCTTTATTCGGGAACCAAAGAAGAAGAATTAAAAATTGTAACGAACCTCTTTCGGTTTGAAACAGATTTTGCATATTTTTTAATCAAACAAATGTTCACGGTAGAACTCATTCCCCTCATCCATGGACTCTTTTTACAGGAGATACTACGAACACACGATGAAAGGTATTTCCATTTTATTTTACCCAAACTTTCTCCACCTGTTTTAGCAGTGATTCGAAGATCCATTTCCAAAAACAAAATGAAACAAATTGAATCCGCACCGAAAGTCAAACCACCAGAAGGGGAAGATTTAATATCCATCATCGAATCAGAACTCTACAAACAATTTGCAAGGAATTTGTATTATGAAGAAGGAACCATCCTCACGTACCGAGAAGATGGGGAAGAAAATGCGAAAGAAACCATCCTGTTTGAGGATTCCAAACGATTTGATTTTTGTGTGTGTGGTGAGTTTTTAGAATTTTATGGAAAAACAAAAACCAAACTATTTTTCAAAACTAAAGAATGGATTGATACCATGCGATTTGATTTTTTCATCACACGAAAAGAAATCGAAACAAAGGAATTCCATCGATTGCCGAAGGACCTCATCCTTGAAATTCCCTATTATGAAACAGGTTTATTCCTTGTAGGTGCTGGGATTACCAAACCAAAACAATGTTTTGAATTTTCACTGTTATGGTTTGATTACTAA
- a CDS encoding iron-containing alcohol dehydrogenase, with protein sequence MPVLPEWINFQFPPKIHFEIDCGYKLGSFVKNIGSRVVLITTQKELENSEELSIIKTSLEKHAEGVIIYDDIVDRVHFKDLDTCAHFLRISNADCVVAYGSFESMNAGKAASLLATNDLFAEELLVGRKQPKKKGLPLVVVPTKPLLGNECSPFFSIVDDKDKNRKYFAHEWAFPELIVSDPKIGAGMSSSETAKTGISILSAAVDSILSKYANEITSSTALRSIELISKNIVPAIREPRNLGPKNSIYAASLLAGIAQSTSSLGLCYALSLAVTTVTNLDIFQSMSILLPHVMEYNLTSSAGKYVMIARALDEDVTNISVIEAAIKAVEGIRKIYLELRIPQRLSEYEVKKIDLPGIATLAATYSFLDCLPRELPKNEIETILVAAF encoded by the coding sequence ATGCCAGTTCTCCCCGAATGGATCAATTTTCAATTTCCTCCAAAAATACATTTCGAAATCGATTGTGGTTATAAACTCGGTTCCTTTGTCAAAAACATTGGATCAAGAGTTGTACTCATCACCACACAAAAAGAGTTAGAGAACTCAGAAGAACTTTCCATCATCAAAACAAGTTTGGAAAAACACGCAGAAGGTGTAATCATTTATGACGACATCGTTGACCGTGTTCATTTCAAAGACTTGGATACTTGTGCTCATTTTTTACGAATCTCCAATGCTGATTGTGTTGTAGCTTATGGTTCCTTTGAATCGATGAACGCTGGTAAAGCGGCATCTCTACTCGCAACAAACGATTTGTTTGCGGAAGAACTTTTAGTTGGAAGAAAACAACCGAAAAAAAAGGGATTACCTCTTGTGGTTGTGCCTACAAAACCCCTACTCGGAAATGAATGTTCTCCATTTTTTTCCATTGTAGACGACAAAGACAAAAACAGAAAGTACTTCGCTCATGAATGGGCTTTCCCAGAACTCATTGTTTCTGATCCTAAAATTGGAGCTGGTATGTCAAGTTCGGAGACGGCAAAAACTGGAATCTCCATTTTATCAGCAGCAGTCGATAGCATTCTTTCAAAGTATGCAAACGAAATCACTTCTTCTACTGCGTTACGTTCGATCGAACTCATTTCCAAAAACATTGTACCTGCCATTCGAGAACCAAGAAACTTAGGACCGAAAAACTCCATTTATGCGGCAAGTTTACTTGCAGGGATTGCACAATCCACAAGTAGCCTTGGTTTGTGTTATGCACTTTCTTTGGCAGTCACAACTGTTACCAATTTAGATATTTTTCAAAGTATGTCGATTCTACTCCCACACGTCATGGAATACAACCTGACTTCTTCTGCAGGTAAGTATGTAATGATCGCAAGAGCCCTCGACGAAGATGTGACAAACATTTCTGTCATCGAAGCGGCGATCAAAGCAGTGGAAGGGATCCGAAAAATTTATCTTGAGTTACGGATACCACAACGTCTCTCTGAGTATGAAGTGAAAAAAATCGACTTACCTGGGATTGCGACACTAGCTGCCACGTATTCATTTCTTGATTGTCTTCCAAGAGAACTTCCGAAAAATGAAATCGAAACCATCCTAGTGGCTGCGTTTTAG
- a CDS encoding flagellar biosynthesis anti-sigma factor FlgM, with amino-acid sequence MNIDKVGRVGGYGYEPKKPQGPKETESQTPVDTISISDAAKKIASEAKLQAEVKQIAKQIVQAPPEEDRTEKIKAIKERLKNGDYDTLSPEMLDKISDQIATSFLGQQ; translated from the coding sequence ATGAACATCGATAAAGTAGGTCGAGTTGGTGGTTACGGTTACGAACCTAAAAAACCACAAGGGCCAAAGGAAACAGAATCCCAAACACCGGTAGATACAATTTCGATCTCCGATGCGGCTAAAAAAATTGCTTCGGAAGCAAAACTCCAAGCAGAAGTAAAACAAATTGCAAAACAAATTGTTCAAGCTCCTCCAGAAGAGGATCGCACTGAAAAAATCAAAGCGATCAAAGAACGATTGAAAAACGGAGACTATGACACTCTTTCACCAGAGATGTTAGATAAAATTTCCGACCAAATTGCAACGTCTTTCCTCGGACAACAGTAA
- the rsmI gene encoding 16S rRNA (cytidine(1402)-2'-O)-methyltransferase, with translation MAHKRESGNLYVVATPIGNMGDITLRAIEIFKEVELVLCESTKETKSLFHKLGIVTPVLALYKDHSESPYANVLDQLKKGKSMALVSDAGTPGVSDPGSQMVRTARENGIPIIPVPGASALTALLSVSGFQVNPTYFLGFLSEKPSKKRRELEKAKEIEGLIVFYESVHKLPRLYPLLEELYPETEVLVGRELTKAFEEVLYYANPRELAEKPPNAKGEFVFLLNHRKKSLKGNSDSSDM, from the coding sequence TTGGCCCATAAACGCGAATCCGGAAATTTATATGTAGTGGCAACTCCCATTGGGAATATGGGAGACATCACCCTTCGTGCCATTGAAATTTTCAAAGAAGTGGAACTTGTGCTTTGTGAATCCACAAAGGAAACAAAGTCTCTCTTTCACAAACTCGGGATTGTGACTCCAGTCCTTGCCCTTTACAAAGACCACTCCGAATCCCCTTATGCCAATGTCCTCGACCAGTTGAAAAAAGGGAAATCCATGGCTCTCGTTTCTGATGCAGGAACTCCTGGTGTATCCGATCCAGGAAGCCAAATGGTTCGAACCGCCAGGGAAAATGGAATTCCGATCATTCCTGTTCCAGGTGCTTCCGCCTTAACTGCGTTACTCTCAGTTTCTGGGTTCCAAGTGAATCCTACTTATTTTTTAGGTTTTCTCTCTGAAAAACCGAGTAAAAAACGCCGAGAATTAGAGAAGGCGAAGGAAATCGAAGGACTGATTGTCTTCTATGAATCTGTCCACAAACTCCCAAGATTGTATCCTCTCCTCGAGGAATTGTACCCTGAAACAGAGGTCCTTGTGGGAAGGGAGTTGACAAAGGCCTTCGAAGAGGTACTTTATTATGCAAATCCTAGGGAATTGGCAGAAAAACCGCCCAATGCGAAGGGAGAATTTGTATTTCTCTTAAACCATCGAAAAAAATCACTTAAGGGAAATTCAGATTCCTCCGATATGTGA
- a CDS encoding LIC11073 family putative lipoprotein, with amino-acid sequence MRFPSLHPIYYICVSFLSFFHCGVNTDTPVAPFVFLVPPNVPQLLSVVAVNSNITNDFQTDILNYNADPRPEYILKYYVTNREPQFVGYNLYVTTAFPGIIQTVQGEWLEDGVQPSFPHLPYEASTSSSRIIAKRIRFAVPPPGTEFFQKCQIYNFTLRAMLTGGLISNPSASVSTCAIPNRVNDIQTLCSVGVGCNTTTCSNPACTTPSSCALGTACNPCTKGNNDLGCTCPAGQSPPGCQYVGP; translated from the coding sequence ATGCGTTTTCCCTCTTTACATCCAATTTACTATATCTGCGTATCTTTTCTCTCTTTTTTTCATTGCGGAGTGAACACAGACACCCCGGTAGCCCCATTTGTATTTTTGGTGCCACCCAATGTCCCACAGCTCCTTTCCGTAGTCGCCGTGAATAGTAATATCACAAACGACTTCCAAACTGATATTCTCAATTATAATGCCGACCCTAGACCTGAATACATTTTGAAATACTATGTAACAAACAGGGAACCACAGTTTGTTGGCTATAATTTGTATGTGACAACCGCATTCCCTGGGATCATCCAAACCGTCCAAGGAGAATGGTTAGAAGATGGGGTACAACCCAGTTTCCCTCATTTGCCCTATGAAGCTTCCACTTCTTCTAGTCGGATCATAGCCAAACGGATTCGGTTTGCCGTGCCACCTCCTGGGACTGAATTTTTCCAAAAATGCCAAATCTACAACTTCACTTTACGTGCCATGCTGACAGGGGGTCTCATTTCCAACCCATCCGCATCTGTGAGCACATGTGCCATTCCCAACCGAGTGAATGACATCCAGACCCTTTGTTCTGTTGGTGTAGGTTGTAATACTACTACCTGTTCCAATCCTGCTTGTACGACTCCGTCGTCCTGTGCGTTAGGAACTGCCTGTAACCCTTGCACCAAGGGGAATAACGATTTGGGTTGTACTTGTCCTGCGGGACAATCTCCTCCTGGGTGCCAGTACGTTGGCCCATAA